The Plutella xylostella chromosome Z, ilPluXylo3.1, whole genome shotgun sequence region AAACCGGTTCCTCTAATTCCGcatctttatttttactaaacaCTTCTTTGTTTTTTCCTATTACTTGACGGAAATCTTGGTTCATGTATCGCGGCACGGTCACTCCTTTCATCACTATCTCGTCTCTCAAATCTTTCTGGCGATTGAACCAATTCCGCTTTGTTGGACTAAATTCTGATTTGTGTCGGACTGGACGCtcaattttatagtttttcatattttccgTGTCGTCATCGTGGCCGCGACTTGATACAATTTTTCTTGAATATGGAGACCAACTTTCTTTTCTTAGAAAAGACTTTTCGTTTTTGTCTGTAAAATAACATTGAtacaatgaaataataaaaatataataataagtatatggTTTTTAACCCCGACGGAAaaaggtgttataagtttaacgtatcTTGTATCTCTGTGTATCTATCTGTGGTAGGGTAGCTCACAGgtggctgaaccgattttcgttttgttaGGGTAGGGTATATAAGACCTATATTAATGTTACCCCGATTCATAAATATGTAACCTACCGGGGGGACTGTCTTCATTGTAGTCTTCTTGTGGTTCATCAGGTTCATGGTAGTCCTCATCTCCAGGCGCAGGCCCTGCCGGCGCCCCCGACACCGGCTGACTGTTCGCATCATAGTCGTAGTGAGGCATCTCCACCCCTGAGTATTCAGGGTAGCGGACCCCCAAAGAACCCGTGCAAAACCATAGTAGTAGCAAAAATCTTACAATGTATACTTCTCGAAATAAATTAACATGcattacaaataatttaaagctAAACCCTACAGCGTAGTTTTGATATTTAGTAGATTTTACtcaagaataaaatataattcgACCGATACATAGCACTGAcaaccataaaataaaattttattgtcaGTTTCATTATGGTTTCATTAAAGTTTCATTGAGTATGGAGCATAGACCTACTTTACAAAGTCCTTGACTACACCCAATTCTAGTCTATGACTACACTGTATGGAGCAAGGACTTTGTAAAGTCCTTGGTATGGAGCAGTATGGGGGGTAAACCCGAGCCCTTATTGTTCTATGATCTGTTTGAACTATTCCTCAAAAAGCTTAGCAATATCttcaaaacattacaaaattatattatgaaaataaaactatacttTCTATTCAATCCTGAAATAGATGTTTAATATTTAGGAATAGGAGTACTCGATTCGATGGACAACAAGTAAAGAAGGAACCGTGCGAATAATGAATGAATGCGATGCTGACGATGCGATGCGCACAGCGCACAGCCACAGCATACCGTCATCAGTAAAAACCAAAAGTGTCAAAGTCCACTCAAAGTCAATGAATGATAACCAAAAACTTGCCAAAAACCAAAATTCTCAGTCACAAAATTTGCaagatttcaatattttttactaaatttgaagtaagtaaatacagCCACTTTTACAGTCGAAAATGTTAACGTAAACGTTAAAAATGAGTAACGAAGTCAACCCAGACGCAGTAGTCGAAGAATATGGACCAAAGAAAGAAGACGTTGTGGTAGATAATACACCAACAAAAGAACTTGTGGTGGAGCAAGTTAATCGCCCAGAATCATCAGAACCAGGAACAGAAACTGAAGAAGAGCGAAGACTTCGAGAGAAACGTTGCAAATGCTACGCTGACGCGAGAAAATCTAGTGCTTGCCCTCCGATAAAAAATGTTACCCATCCACtggtaattatatttattctgGAATTACTCGTGGTACATGGCCTATATCGGTTATAACTACCTATGTGTGTGTGCTTCGCCACGCTGCGTTGTTTTCCATTGtgttttccatattttttagGGTCATGGCATTCAAAATATAATGGAAAACAACGCAGCTCCGCTGCAACGGGACCTCACTGAGAGAGTGTTTATCCACCAGACATGCTATGCGGCCCGTGCATTCCGTTTTCATCactgaatttatgaaaaacatCATAGCAACGCAGCATATCACATAATATCTGGAGGATAGGCCATCTTACATacgagtacctatgtataatctcaGGTGGGCTGTTGAGTTACTCTTCTACAATCATGCTCGTCCCTACAATACTCTGTAACTTTTAGTCCGTTGTCGTTGATGATTATCGTCGTATGCTAGTTTTGGGCACACTCTACGATTTGTGGTGACGTATGCCTATTATTAACGACTGAGCAATTTGCCTACTGGGAACTCAGCCTTCAAATATTTGTCACCGGCAGCGTTACTACGAGTTCACCCCAGAAGAGCTGAAGGCGCTGGAAGAGTGTGACCGAGAGAGCTTCTACAGAAGATGTCTTCCTTTAAGTACCACACTTGCTACTGCCACCTACATTGCTGTTAAGAAAGGTGAGTAGGTATTTTACGTTTATTCAAAAACGATAGGTCGGTTGATAGGATCCCACACATAAACAAGATGCTATGTAGCGTCGTAAAATTGTCTCATTCCCACTGCAGATGTGTTCAATGGGAGAGAGCTAGATAGTGGCATCGTGTTTGTGTCTGGGAGCCCGTTAGGGACGCCACAGAAACCTTCATAGAAGTAAGAATTTCCTgctgttgttatttttgtgaCGTTCCTCTAACGACTGACTATTTCTTACTTCTTTGAATGTTTCTGATTGTAGGAGTCCTGAAGAGGAACCCGCATTTTGGTGCCGTTCCGAAGGTGACGTTTGCATTTCTGGCCGGCCACGTCATAGGCAGACTATCATCTATAGGCAGATGTGACGAAAGACTTCGGAAGAAATTGCCAGATGACAGCTACCTCGGAAACGTCTTGAGGGAATACCACAAAAAAGCCAACCCACCACCAGAAGAAAACCAAAGCTGAAGTCTCCTTCCTGGGACACCTGCTTCTGCCTTTCAATATTGCCGTATACTggtagtatattatgtattataaaatgtattacttaaatgtattgtttagTCCTAGatgtgcatttttttattaactagtacctatttatttacttacgtaGTCATCGTCTACGTCGTATTCCAAGTTCCAACCCGGATGGCATACAGAATAAAAGAGAACTTCAGTATACCTATTAAGTACacttgcgagcaatgaaaaagttccagtgacatagcacaTGTCCATGGCATGGCAAGtagaacgttttcattgctcgcgagtgtggTTGCTGTACCTTGGCTAGGACATCCGAAGGAAACCTCCCTTCGTTAGCTTTGAACCACCACCTCCATGTTGGTGATGCTAAGTAAGATGCAGGGTTTCATATCTTCTTCACCGTAACTGTGATAGTAtcggtacctactacctacatcacataattttatcaaaatggaTTCAAATCGGTATCGGTTGGTATCTCTGTCGTAAGATGACTAAACACAGTATTCTTGTGTTCTGACCAAGGTCTTAGGATATATGTTCTTACGAGGTTCTGACTTATGGTATGGTATGAGTGTTGTGTGCAAGGAACGCAGTGCTTtgctcataataataattttattattatgtgccCTATTTTTCTCAGTTTCACagagcatatttttttactttaacaTCAGACAGCACTGACATTGACATCTGTCTGTCATTGGTGAATTGTCATTTTTTATGTCAGTTGAAGGTTTCTGCTTTCTGCAAGTGCAAATCGTTTTCTTTTTCGTAATCTGATATTACTGAATTTCAATTTAACTAACCGATTCCATAACCATGAATGACCCTAACCTGTATGGTTACCCTCAAGGAGAGGCGCCAGAGTCGCCACAGCCGCGAGGGCCGGGAATGGTAAGTAAAGACAAAGAGGTTATTTTCGTTGACTTGTTGAGATGCCAACAGATGTTATTGACCCTCGTGTGGTGTTGTAGGCCGGCTACAAGTTCTCTGCTGATGAACTGAGGGTGCTAAAAGAATGCAACAACGAGAGTTTCTTCCAGCGGTCGCTGCCGCTTGGCACTGCGATGGGCCTGTTCACTTATAGCGCGGTCCAAAAAGGTAGGCACTTTATTGCATAATCAAAACATCTTGTTGACAATACCAAAATTTCCAGTCGTTTCGATTTGTAATttgtgaaaataattattttacacaacaAACAGGTTGGTATCATAGAACGTAACAGATGTATTAACataatctgaaataaatttaataatataaacaacaACACTTGTGTTTTGCAAAGGTGCCATGCTCCACCAAATTTGATTCTGTGTTATGTTAAAGAAAACTATATTAATTCATTGCTGTATTTCAGGTATGCTTAAGCCGAATGCTCGTTTTGGACCGGCACCTAAAATTACACTAGCCGTGGTGGTCGGCTACTTCTTGGGAAAGTTGTCATACCAGGAGGCGTGTGCTCAGAAGCTGATGGCTCTCCCGGGGAGCTATATTGGTCAACTGATTCGAGACAAGAAGGAAGGCAGAGGAGggtatgtaattatgtatattgaataatttacttgtatgaTAAACATAGTGTTTGCATACTTAGTTCCATTTCATGTGGCAGGCCTCTTACACCCTTGTATAAATTAGAATACAAACTTGCTTAGCATGTTGTGTACAATAACCTGCCAACAGGAAGATCACAGATCCAATTCCACCCTGTGTTATGCACCTTACGGTGTAGAAATCGCAGTAAAGAAACCAGCACATCTTGCTACCCTAAGTGCCTTCTACTGTTAATCAAGCAAGCAGGTGTAGGAGTATTCCTATTCATCTATCTTCATCTATAAATCTGCCACAGGGGCTACAGTTCCCAGCGTCCAACACAGCGGCCGATATCTCCGGGTAACATGCTTGGGGCTGGTCCTAATGACATCTATTCGGATGCTGGACCTGGCAACTCTCTTGACCTGGACACAGAGCGGCCGTTCTTCTCCGGAGATGAATCATACAGGCCACACGACCAGGAGAGCATGGGTAATAAGTTTTTGGGTTATTTATGCCATTCATTTGGTTTGTTTTAGAGTGgagtgcattgtactaaacTGAATTTTATTGCCAACTTTGGTTCATACGTTACCTATCTGCAGCTCTTTCAATGAGCAGGATGATCACATTAGCTGCAGAAGAGTTTTCTAGGTAACTTTCCAGtaacaataaacatatttcACAGGCCGTGACAAAGACGGGCCTCTGCCTCCAAAAGTTGGTGGTGGTGGTTTCAGCTACGATGAGCTTCGGCGCAAAAACCGTGGCGAGTATACCGAAGCCAGGCAGGACCCTTACAGGTATTTAGcactttgtttaaaaaaaatcattaaaattatgagGTTATGATCATCATTAACAGGTGAAACTAAGTCTGGACTGAACAATAATCTCGCAAAACTGTGATGAACACTCTGTTCTTTCCTTCCTAGCCTCCCTCATCCAGGTATTACCAGCCATAGGTGCGAATAATGATCTGACTATGGGTGCAATTCGTTTCAGGTTGGATCCCAACGCGGTCCCACCGATCAGCCGGCCGCGGCAGCCTCCACCCCCCAGCGCCAAGCCCACCAATCAGTACGGAGACACTATGGAGTAAACCTGCTCTAACTATAGCTATAACTATGTAGGACTTGCATAGCATTAGGCTATGTGTACCTACAGATATCCCCAAATGACCATTGGTTGGTAAATACTATACTGAgggataattttattagtaaatcAAGAACTTTATGAAGCTAAAATAATTGCGTTATTTTGCAGTGAAATGTCTCTGTTCTGCATTAggcatcataattattatatacttgttGCTGtttgtaacataatattataacattaATCATTATAACATGTTGTATTATAAATGGCTAAAAGAATGAATAGATAAGAAAGTTGTTGTcaatataagtatgttttttatttggaTGATGTCGGACAACATTTTGCATGCTATGcacataagtaaatatctaggagtTAGGTATGTAGAGATACCTTACCTACACACGCGGTTGCGTGATATTTTTTGCAGTTCCTAATCTACTTACGTATAATAAACAGGTTTTCACCACCGCACgatttaaaaagaaacaacaaTTTATAGCGTCTAGATAGATATATTTCGATGTTGACACATCAAATCAATTAAACGAGTAGGTACTTTCTTTAATTTAgtgattaggtacctatacaataaACCAACATTACTGAAATTAACAAGGGTGAATTAGCGACTGCTCCACAATGACAGACAAAAAGCCATGGAATAAATACAAGTAGAACAAAACGGAGTGAGTGTGAATCAGGCCAGCATGCATTCTCTGCAGTTGATGgtagttttgtatttttaggaGATATCTATGTGAGGCATCTTGTTAGCGACAACGGATAACGGCCCGTTATGACCTCAGCCCGTCGCGAAATGTATTATCATTAACAACAGGCTTTCATGTTTATCCAACATTTTGCTAAAAATTAtgacttttatatcatatttgGTTATGGTAGGTACTTCCTCACAAACAGATAATATGGTAGGTAATTGGTTCTTTGGCTTAATATAATCATGAAACACTGTCTAAGATTGTGAAACAAGCCTTCAATGggtacataaattaattaagtaaaatgtGTGCGCCAGTCAATGTAATCTGAATTAATTACTACAATCAATAATACCTACCGTATAATAAATGAcagtataatatacatatataaccAGCAGCATAATTTTATGATGGTGCTGACTGCTGCCACACTCTAACTTAAAGTTATCAAACATTAATACAAACATGTGGCACTACAAATGGTACAAAtacttttcatgtttcatGATTTTATTAGACATTTTTAGCAGCAGTATGGCAGCACCACGTTATAAAGGTGAACTTGATTCACACATCACAATCATTCTCAACCAACATGTtgatgaaaaatttacaaa contains the following coding sequences:
- the LOC105380515 gene encoding OCIA domain-containing protein 1, encoding MNDPNLYGYPQGEAPESPQPRGPGMAGYKFSADELRVLKECNNESFFQRSLPLGTAMGLFTYSAVQKGMLKPNARFGPAPKITLAVVVGYFLGKLSYQEACAQKLMALPGSYIGQLIRDKKEGRGGGYSSQRPTQRPISPGNMLGAGPNDIYSDAGPGNSLDLDTERPFFSGDESYRPHDQESMGRDKDGPLPPKVGGGGFSYDELRRKNRGEYTEARQDPYRLDPNAVPPISRPRQPPPPSAKPTNQYGDTME
- the LOC105380514 gene encoding OCIA domain-containing protein 1 codes for the protein MSNEVNPDAVVEEYGPKKEDVVVDNTPTKELVVEQVNRPESSEPGTETEEERRLREKRCKCYADARKSSACPPIKNVTHPLRYYEFTPEELKALEECDRESFYRRCLPLSTTLATATYIAVKKGVLKRNPHFGAVPKVTFAFLAGHVIGRLSSIGRCDERLRKKLPDDSYLGNVLREYHKKANPPPEENQS